One Burkholderia vietnamiensis LMG 10929 genomic window, GCCCGTCTCGGCGATCACGCGTTTCTTGCCCATGCGCTTCGCGAGCAGCGCCTGGCCGATCACGTTGTTGATCTTGTGCGCGCCGGTGTGGTTCAGGTCTTCGCGCTTCAGGTAGATCTGCGCGCCGCCGAGCATCTCGCTCCAGCGCTGCGCGTGATAGATCGGCGACGGCCGGCCGACGAAGTACTTGAGCTCGCGCTCATACTCGGCGACAAATTCGGGGTCATTGCGGAATTTTTCGTACGCCGCGCGCAGTTCGTCCAGCGCGTGAATCAGCGTTTCGGCGACGAATACGCCGCCATACGGGCCGAAGTGGCCGTGATCATCAGGGAGGTTGTACATGGTGTCACTCTCGATCGGTCGGTGCGCCGCACTGTGGGGCCGCACCGGCTTGCATCACCCGGCGTCCGCGTCGCGCACCGCGCGTACGAACGCCGCCATCCGGGCGTGATCCTTCACGCCCTTTGCGCCCGCCACTTCGATGCCGCTCGAGACATCGACAGCAAACGGACGCAACCGGCGGATCGCATCACCGACGTTTTGCGCGTTCAAGCCACCACTCAAAACGGCCCGATGCGCGAGCTCTGCGGGAATAAGTGACCAATCGAAGACCTTGCCGCTACCGCCGTAGTCCGGCACCAGGGTGTCGAACAGGAGGCCGCGCGCTTTCGAATAATGAAGATCCGATTCTACCAAATCGGCCGGCTGCGTCGAGGGGCCGACGCGCACCGCGCGCAACCACGGCAGCCGCGCCGCGCGGCCGAGGGCCTCGCACTGCTGCGGCGTCTCGTCGCCGTGGAACTGCAGCATCGTCAGCGGCACGTCGCGCACCACCGCATCGATTTCGGCCTCGGTCGCGTTGACGAACAGCCCCACCACCGATACGAACGGCGGCGCGGCGCGCGCCAGCTCGGCCGCCTGCGCGATCGACACCGCGCGCGGGCTGCTCGGGTAGAACACGAGGCCGATCGCGTCGGCGCCGAGCACGGCGGCGTGCAGCACGTCGTCGACGCGCGACAGCCCGCAAAGCTTGATGCGCGTGCGCGGCGCGACGCCGGACGCGGAAGTCGAAGGAAACACGGCCAGCTCCGTCATGGTTGAGGGTCCAGATCGGCCCAGACGCTGCTCCACGGCACGCTGCCGAGCTGCGCGGGCGGGACGGCGAATTCCGCCGGATAGCCGACGTGGGCGAGGTACAGCCCGTCCGCCATGAACGTCGGCGCGGCGAGATTGCGATCGCGGCCCGCGAGCACGTCGGCGAGCCAGTCGGCCGGGTAGCGGCCGCGCCCGACCGCGACGAGGCAGCCCATCAGGTTGCGCACCATGTGGTGCAGGAACGCGTTCGCGCGGAAGCGGAAATGGATGAAGTGCCCCGCACGTCGCACGTCGATCTGATACAGGTGTTTGACCGGCGTCTTCGACTGGCATTCCGACGAACGGAACGACGAGAAGTCGTGCTCGCCGATCAGGTGCGCGGCGGCGGCGCGCATCGCGTCGTCGTCGAGCGGCGTGTGGATCCAGCCGGCCCGGCCGGCCAGCATCGGCGAGCGCACCGGATGCACGTACAGCGCGTAGTAGTAGGTGCGCTCGAACGCCGAGAAGCGCGCATGGAACGTGTCGGGCATCGCCTTCGCCCACTGCACGGACACGGTCGGCGGCAGGAACGCGTTGGTGCCGCGCACCCACGAGAATTCCGCGCGGTCGAGCGCCGTGTCGAAGTGGACGACCTGACCGAGCCCGTGCACGCCCGTGTCGGTCCGTCCCGCGACCGTCGTGTGCAATGGCACGCACGCGAATTCGCCGAGCGCGCGCTCGAGCGCATCCTGCACGGTCTTGCCGTGCGGCTGCGCCTGCCAGCCGCAGAACGCGGCGCCGTCGTACTGAACCCCGAGCGCGATCCGCATCACGCGTCGGCCGCCAGTTTCGCGAGCAGTGCGCGCGCATCGTCGCGCGTGGCGGCGTCGTTTGCGTCGACCACCTCCTGCAGCAGCGTGCGCGCGCCCGACAGGTCGCCAAGCTCCACGTATTCCAACGCCAGATCCAGCTTGTTGCGGGCAATGCGCGCAAGCTCCTCCGGCGTCAGTGCGGGCAGCTCGGCATCGGGGGCGGACGGCAGATCGAGATCGAAATCGAGCTTCAATGCACCGAACCGGGCGCCGAGCGGCGGCAGCGATGACGGCGTGGGCACCGTGGACGCGCCTCCCGCCTGCTCGGCAGGCGTGGTCGCATCCGGGTCCCAATCGAACTCGTCGTCGTGCTCGACGGATCGTTCATCCGACGCTTCGGTCGCGCCCAGCGGCGGGCGTGGCGCGGCTTGACCGTTAGTTGCTGATTGCTCGCTTTCGGTTTGGGCTTCCGGCGCTTGCGGCACGGCGTGCTCGTCGGCGATGCGCGGCGGCAACGGCATGTCGAGGCTATTCAACGCGTTGATCGCGTTCTGCATCAGCGCCTCGTGCTGCGTGTCGGTCGGTGTAGGAGCCGCGGGCGCCGTTTCAGCCGGCGCGTCTGCAGCGGCGGGCGCAGCAGCAGGCACGTCGGGCGGGAGCGCTGCTGCGGGCGCGGCCGGCGCTTCGGCTTCGGCTTCGGCTTCGGCTTCGGCGTGATCGTCGTGCGTCGACGCCTCTTCCGGCGGCGGCGCGACATCGGCCTCCCGCACGTCGGCCGTCTCTGCCGCGACCGCGGCGGCCGTCACGAGGCTCACGTCGGTCGCCGCATCGCGGGAAAACGGTGTGGCGGGCAGCGTCGGCGGCACGGGCTCGACGGCACGCGGCGATGCGTCAAGGTCGGTGTCGACGGGTGCCGTATCACGGGATTGCGCCGGCGGCACGTCGGCGGACGACGCCGCAGCGGCGTCCGCGGCGCGCGCTTTCCTGCGCTTGCGCCATGCAAACCCCGCAATGAGGACGACAACGGCCGCGCCGGCTGCTGCGGCCGGACGCCAGTCCATCTGACCGGTCGCGCGAGGCGACGACGGCGGCGCAACGCTCGTCACGACCGGCGGCACGGGGGCCGACGCCGGCGCCACTGCGCTGGCGGCGGCACCGGACGCCGCACCGGACGCCGCGTCGCCCGCGACCGCCGACGACGCAGCACCGGATGCCGCGACATCGCCCTGAACCGGACGCACAGCGGCCGGCGCGGGCGCGACGTTGCCGGATGGCGCCGGCTTGCCGATGCCGTGGTTCTGCAACTCCATCAGCACGCGGTTCTTCAGCGCGAGCAGTTGCTGAAGGCTCGACGGCCGCGGCTGCGACGCACTCGCAGCAGGCGCCGCTGCGGGCGGCTGCTGTGCGTGCTGAGCCGCACCACCCGCGGCGGGCTGCGCCGCAGCCTCGCTCGCCGACGACGGTGCGGACTGAATCGCGCCGTTCCAGACGTGCGGCCCACTGGCCCCCCCGACCGGCGCAGCCGGTTGAGCGGTTGCGGCCGACGATGCACCATGCGTCGCCGATGCGCCGGCCGAACTCGATGCACCGTTGGCGGCCGGGGCGTTCGCGCTGCTCGTGGGAGCGGCCGGCGCCGCGGGTGCGATCGGGGCGCTCGACACGGCCGATGCCGTCGGCGCGGCCACGGCGGCCGAGCCGGGATGGGCAGCCGACGCGCCGTGCTGCGCACCCGCCACCGTGGCGGAGCCCCCACCTGCCGCGGACCCGGCCGATGCGCCCGATGCCGCGCCGGCACCGGCCGGCACGAGCGCGGCGCCGGTGGCGTCCAGCGCCGGCACGGTCAGCGTCGCGCCGACTTTCAGCCGACTCGGGTCGCGCTTCATGAACGCCTGTGGATTCGCGTCGAACAGCGCGCGACCGGCACGCGCGAGCACGCCCGGGTCATGCGACTGCGTGGCGGCCTTCGCCAGATCGTTCAGCGACTGGCCCGGCTGGACCGTCACGGTGAGCGGAACGGCGCCGCCGGCGGCCGACGCCGGCTGTTCGCCGGGGCTGGCCGCACCGGCCGAAGCGGCCGCGCCGAGCGCCAGGACCGCCAGTGCGCCGCACACGGCGCGCGACAGGCGGGACTGACGCGGAAACAGGGAATTTCGGGACATCGTGGGCTCTATCGCCGCGCGCGGGCGCGGCTCGGATTCGCGTAGGGAAGCGTCTATAAACTCGCCGCAGAAATGCAAAAGCGTCGCGCGGAACGCGACGCTTTCGGCGGCTCTGCGCGTCGTAACCGCATAGTTTACTTCACGCGATCCGATTCCGGCCGAATTCGTCGCCGGCCGATACGGCCGACCGACCGATTCGGCAATGGAGCTGGGGATCGCGCGCGGCGCGCATGATCGAGCACGCGCCATTCGTCGGCCTGAATGTCGCCGGCTGCGTTCTGGCCGAAACGAACGCGGCCGCCATCGACATCCACGCCCACTTCCGCGCCGGCCGCGAAGCCGCGGGATCGGCGGCACGGCCCCAGCCCGCTCATGGGCGCATCCAGCGCCAGACATCAACAAAAACGCCTGCCGCCCGCGAACGGGCTGGCAGGCGTCTCGCTTCGCGCGCCGGCGGCGCGCGTGCGCGGCCCGATGCTTACTTGTCGAGCAGGATGCGCAGCATGCGGCGCAGCGGCTCGGCCGCGCCCCACAGCAGCTGGTCGCCGACCGTGAATGCCGACAGGTACTCGCCGCCCATCGCCAGCTTGCGCAGGCGGCCGACCGGCACCGTCAGCGTCCCGGTGATCTTCGCCGGCGACAGATCGCGCATCGACGCTTCACGCTCGTTCGGGACGACCTTCACCCAGTCGTTCGCCGACGCGAGGATGCCGTTGATCTCGTCAAGCGGCACGTCCTTCTTCAGCTTGATCGTCAGCGCCTGCGAGTGGCAGCGCATCGCGCCGATACGCACGCACAGCCCGTCGACCGGGATCGAACCCGGCTGGCCCATCGCCGGCTTGCCGAGGATCTTGTTGGTTTCCGCGCCGCCCTTCCACTCTTCCTTCGACATCCCGTTGCCGAGATCCTTGTCGATCCACGGAATCAGCGAGCCGGCGAGCGGCACGCCGAACTGGCTCGTCGGCATAGCGTCGCTGTTCATCGTCGCGAGCACGCGGCGGTCGATGTCGAGGATCGCCGAAGCCGGATCGGCCAGTTGCTGCTCGACCGAGCCGTGCAGCGCGCCCATCTGCGACAGCAGTTCGCGCATGTTCTGCGCGCCCGCGCCCGACGCGGCCTGGTACGTCATGGCCGTCATCCAGTCGACGAGGTTCTCGCGGAACAGGCCGCCGAGCGCCATCAACATCAGGCTGACCGTGCAGTTGCCGCCAACGAAGTTCTTCGTGCCCTTGACGAGCGCGTCCTTGATCACGTCGAGGTTCACCGGATCGAGGATGATGACCGCATCGTCGTTCATCCGCAGCGACGACGCCGCGTCGATCCAGTAGCCGCTCCAGCCGGCCGCGCGCAGCTTCGGGAACACTTCGTTCGTGTAGTCGCCGCCCTGGCACGTGATGATCACGTCGCACTTCTTCAGCTCGTCGACGTTGGTCGCGTCCTTGAGCGTGGTCTCGTTTTTCGCGAACGACGGCGCTTTGCCGCCCGTGTTGCTGGTGCTGAAAAACACCGGTTCGATCAGGTCGAAATCGCCTTCTTCCTGCATGCGTTGCATCAGCACGCTGCCGACCATGCCGCGCCAACCTACGAGACCTACGTTCATGACTAACCCTTTGAATGGAGCTTCCCCGCCATTTCCGCCCCCGGCGTGACCGCGCGGGGAAACAGGCGGGCACGACGGACGATCAGCGTTTAATGATCGTTTTCGTGGTAATGGTTTTCGTGATGACGATGGCGCGCGCATCCGCACGGGCAATGTTGCCGTGGGATTTCAAGACCGGGGAGATCAGGGAAATCAGCGCCATCGTTCGAGTCTACACAAAGCCGGTTGCCCGCACAACGGCCAACCGTGCGTGGACCGGCCGATTTCGCGGCCGATTCACGTGTTTTTCATCCCGGCCGCCGTACCGGCCGGCCATATGCGTGCAACGCGGCTTACAGCGCCGCCACCACCGCATCGCCCATCGCCGAGGTGCCGACCTGCTGGCAGCCCGGCGTCGCGATGTCGCCGGTGCGATAGCCTTGTTCGAGCACCGTTTTCACCGCGCGCTCGATCCGGTCGGCCTGCTCCGCGCGATTCAGCGAATAGCGCAGCAACATCGCGGCCGACAGGATCGTCGCCAGCGGGTTCGCGATGCCCTTGCCGGCGATGTCCGGCGCCGAGCCGTGCGACGGCTCGTACAGGCCCTTGTTGTTCTTGTCGAGCGAGGCCGACGGCAGCATGCCGATCGAGCCCGTCAGCATCGACGCTTCATCCGACAGGATGTCGCCGAACATGTTGCCCGTCACGATCACGTCGAACTGCTTCGGCGCCTTCGCGAGCTGCATCGCCGCGTTGTCGACGTACATGTGCGACAGCTCGACGTCCGCGTATTCCTTCGACACGTCGATCATCACGTCGCGCCAGAATTGCGACGTTTCGAGCACGTTCGACTTGTCGACCGACAGCAGCTTCTTCGCGCGCTTTTGCGCGGCCTGGAACGCGACGTGTGCAATGCGGCGCACTTCGGGTTCCGAGTAGCGCATCGTGTCGAAACCTTCGCGCGCGCCGGCGAACGGGCCGTCCGGTGCGGCGCGCACGCCGCGCGGCTGGCCGAAGTAGATGTCGCCGTTCAGCTCGCGCACGATCAGGATGTCGAGGCCCGCGACCAGCTCCGGCTTCAGCGGCGACGCATCGACGAGCTGCGGATAGCAGATCGCCGGGCGGAAGTTCGCGAACAGCTCGAGGTGCTTGCGCAGCCCGAGGATCGCCTGCTCGGGGCGCAGCGCGCGCTCGAGCGAGTCGTACTTCCAGTCGCCGACCGCGCCGAACAGGATCGCGTCGGCGTCCTTCGCCAGCTTCAGCGTCGCATCGGGCAGCGGATGACCGCTCGCCTCGTAGCCGGCGCCGCCCACCGGCGCGTGCTCGAGCTCGAACTTCTCGTCGAGGGCGTTCAGCACCTTGACCGCTTCGTTGACGATTTCCGGACCGATGCCGTCGCCGGGCAGCACTGCAATCTTCATGCGTTATTCCTGGACTGGGTAATGTGGGTGGCAGGTCGGCGAGCGCGTCACGCGCGCCCGCCCGCGGCCGAAATCAGCCGACCAGCTTGTTGTTGAGCCACGGCTGCTTCGCGAGCCGCTCGGCTTCGAACTGGCGGATCTTGTCCGCGTGACGCAGCGTCAGGCCGATGTCGTCATAGCCGTTCAGCAGACAGTA contains:
- a CDS encoding phosphoribosylanthranilate isomerase, whose product is MTELAVFPSTSASGVAPRTRIKLCGLSRVDDVLHAAVLGADAIGLVFYPSSPRAVSIAQAAELARAAPPFVSVVGLFVNATEAEIDAVVRDVPLTMLQFHGDETPQQCEALGRAARLPWLRAVRVGPSTQPADLVESDLHYSKARGLLFDTLVPDYGGSGKVFDWSLIPAELAHRAVLSGGLNAQNVGDAIRRLRPFAVDVSSGIEVAGAKGVKDHARMAAFVRAVRDADAG
- the truA gene encoding tRNA pseudouridine(38-40) synthase TruA — encoded protein: MRIALGVQYDGAAFCGWQAQPHGKTVQDALERALGEFACVPLHTTVAGRTDTGVHGLGQVVHFDTALDRAEFSWVRGTNAFLPPTVSVQWAKAMPDTFHARFSAFERTYYYALYVHPVRSPMLAGRAGWIHTPLDDDAMRAAAAHLIGEHDFSSFRSSECQSKTPVKHLYQIDVRRAGHFIHFRFRANAFLHHMVRNLMGCLVAVGRGRYPADWLADVLAGRDRNLAAPTFMADGLYLAHVGYPAEFAVPPAQLGSVPWSSVWADLDPQP
- a CDS encoding FimV/HubP family polar landmark protein produces the protein MSRNSLFPRQSRLSRAVCGALAVLALGAAASAGAASPGEQPASAAGGAVPLTVTVQPGQSLNDLAKAATQSHDPGVLARAGRALFDANPQAFMKRDPSRLKVGATLTVPALDATGAALVPAGAGAASGASAGSAAGGGSATVAGAQHGASAAHPGSAAVAAPTASAVSSAPIAPAAPAAPTSSANAPAANGASSSAGASATHGASSAATAQPAAPVGGASGPHVWNGAIQSAPSSASEAAAQPAAGGAAQHAQQPPAAAPAASASQPRPSSLQQLLALKNRVLMELQNHGIGKPAPSGNVAPAPAAVRPVQGDVAASGAASSAVAGDAASGAASGAAASAVAPASAPVPPVVTSVAPPSSPRATGQMDWRPAAAAGAAVVVLIAGFAWRKRRKARAADAAAASSADVPPAQSRDTAPVDTDLDASPRAVEPVPPTLPATPFSRDAATDVSLVTAAAVAAETADVREADVAPPPEEASTHDDHAEAEAEAEAEAPAAPAAALPPDVPAAAPAAADAPAETAPAAPTPTDTQHEALMQNAINALNSLDMPLPPRIADEHAVPQAPEAQTESEQSATNGQAAPRPPLGATEASDERSVEHDDEFDWDPDATTPAEQAGGASTVPTPSSLPPLGARFGALKLDFDLDLPSAPDAELPALTPEELARIARNKLDLALEYVELGDLSGARTLLQEVVDANDAATRDDARALLAKLAADA
- the asd gene encoding aspartate-semialdehyde dehydrogenase, translated to MNVGLVGWRGMVGSVLMQRMQEEGDFDLIEPVFFSTSNTGGKAPSFAKNETTLKDATNVDELKKCDVIITCQGGDYTNEVFPKLRAAGWSGYWIDAASSLRMNDDAVIILDPVNLDVIKDALVKGTKNFVGGNCTVSLMLMALGGLFRENLVDWMTAMTYQAASGAGAQNMRELLSQMGALHGSVEQQLADPASAILDIDRRVLATMNSDAMPTSQFGVPLAGSLIPWIDKDLGNGMSKEEWKGGAETNKILGKPAMGQPGSIPVDGLCVRIGAMRCHSQALTIKLKKDVPLDEINGILASANDWVKVVPNEREASMRDLSPAKITGTLTVPVGRLRKLAMGGEYLSAFTVGDQLLWGAAEPLRRMLRILLDK
- the leuB gene encoding 3-isopropylmalate dehydrogenase; translated protein: MKIAVLPGDGIGPEIVNEAVKVLNALDEKFELEHAPVGGAGYEASGHPLPDATLKLAKDADAILFGAVGDWKYDSLERALRPEQAILGLRKHLELFANFRPAICYPQLVDASPLKPELVAGLDILIVRELNGDIYFGQPRGVRAAPDGPFAGAREGFDTMRYSEPEVRRIAHVAFQAAQKRAKKLLSVDKSNVLETSQFWRDVMIDVSKEYADVELSHMYVDNAAMQLAKAPKQFDVIVTGNMFGDILSDEASMLTGSIGMLPSASLDKNNKGLYEPSHGSAPDIAGKGIANPLATILSAAMLLRYSLNRAEQADRIERAVKTVLEQGYRTGDIATPGCQQVGTSAMGDAVVAAL